The Budorcas taxicolor isolate Tak-1 chromosome 2, Takin1.1, whole genome shotgun sequence genome window below encodes:
- the LOC128043650 gene encoding ubiquitin carboxyl-terminal hydrolase 17-like protein 6, protein METLVGLVCRAPGAASEHGGGARPAPFNVLAGGQGCRASATGADALRGPSVPEGPSPAVGRPQRGDLAPGSAGLARGHKVALSWRGPWGVGAGLQNLGNTCYVNAALQCLSHTPPLASWLVSRQPATLCPAGGCCTLCAMRAHVTRALLHAGEVIRTRKDLLAGFHRHQQEDAHEFLTFTLDGMQQGCLSASQPSGHASEDTSVVRQIFGGTWRSRIQCLHCLGVSDTFDPYLDISLDITAAPSVEQALRELVKPEKLEAENAYDCGVCLRKVPATKRLTLHSTSQVLVLVLKRFTQLSGAKRAEEVRYPQCLDVQPYTSEGTAGPLGYVLYAVLVHSGWSCERGHYFCYVRAGNGQWYEMDDAKVTACAETAALSQGAYILFYAREGAWEGGAGRGAAAPLGADPTDPGQPAGDASGRAPGSQESPGDTEAEGMSLEQWRRLQEHDRPKPALELREIQAALPAGAVVIHRSRHGGGRNRPPPAQEHHRLDRPSTDPPAPGPTDVSQGPCASGRARATKGRNKKPRPSLGLWR, encoded by the coding sequence ATGGAAACCCTCGTGGGCCTTGTTTGCAGAGCCCCGGGGGCTGCTTCTGAGCACGGGGGAGGTGCGCGTCCGGCTCCCTTCAACGTCTTAGCCGGAGGGCAAGGTTGTCGGGCCAGCGCCACTGGTGCGGATGCCCTTCGGGGACCCTCTGTCCCTGAGGGGCCGTCGCCGGCGGTCGGGCGCCCCCAGCGGGGTGACTTGGCTCCTGGGTCAGCGGGGCTGGCGCGTGGCCATAAAGTCGCCCTGAGTTGGAGGGGGCCGTGGGGGGTGGGCGCTGGGCTTCAGAATCTGGGGAACACGTGCTACGTGAATGCGGCGCTGCAGTGTCTGAGCCACACGCCGCCCCTGGCCAGCTGGCTGGTGTCCCGGCAGCCCGCCACCCTCTGTCCGGCCGGCGGCTGCTGCACGCTCTGTGCCATGCGAGCTCACGTGACCCGAGCCCTCCTTCACGCGGGAGAGGTGATCCGGACCCGCAAGGACCTGCTGGCGGGCTTCCACAGACACCAGCAGGAAGATGCCCACGAGTTTCTGACGTTCACTCTGGATGGCATGCAGCAAGGGTGCCTGAGTGCATCCCAGCCGTCGGGCCACGCCTCCGAGGACACCAGCGTCGTCCGTCAGATCTTCGGCGGGACATGGAGGTCTCGGATCCAGTGTCTCCACTGCCTCGGTGTCTCGGACACGTTCGACCCTTATCTGGACATCAGCCTGGATATCACGGCGGCTCCGAGTgtggagcaagctctgagagagctGGTCAAGCCCGAGAAGCTGGAGGCGGAAAATGCCTATGACTGTGGCGTTTGTCTCCGGAAGGTGCCTGCCACCAAGAGGTTGACTTTGCACAGCACGTCCCAGGTCCTGGTGCTGGTGCTGAAGCGGTTCACACAGCTGAGCGGGGCCAAAAGGGCTGAGGAGGTGCgctatccccagtgcctggacgTGCAGCCCTACACGTCTGAGGGGACGGCAGGGCCACTGGGCTACGTGCTCTATGCCGTGCTGGTGCACTCCGGGTGGAGCTGTGAGCGAGGACACTACTTTTGTTACGTCCGAGCGGGCAACGGCCAATGGTATGAGATGGACGATGCCAAGGTGACCGCCTGTGCCGAGACTGCTGCCCTGAGCCAGGGCGCCTACATCCTGTTCTACGCCCGGGAGGGTGCGTGGGAAGGGGGCGCTGggcgaggggcggcggcccccctcGGGGCTGACCCCACAGACCCCGGGCAGCCTGCAGGAGACGCCAGCGGCAGAGCTCCTGGGTCGCAGGAGTCCCCGGGGGACACAGAGGCCGAAGGGATGAGCTTAGAGCAGTGGAGACGCCTGCAAGAACACGACCGACCGAAGCCGGCCTTGGAGCTCCGCGAGatccaggctgccctgcctgccGGCGCAGTCGTGATTCACCGGTCCAGACACGGAGGAGGGAGAAACCGCCCGCCGCCCGCACAGGAGCATCACCGGCTCGACCGGCCCAGCACGGACCCCCCGGCTCCGGGGCCGACGGACGTCAGCCAGGGCCCTTGTGCCAGCGGGAGGGCCAGAGCGACCAAGGGGAGGAACAAGAAGCCGCGgccatctctggggctgtggCGGTAG
- the LOC128043589 gene encoding ubiquitin carboxyl-terminal hydrolase 17-like protein 6: METLVGLVCRAPGAASEHGGGARPAPFNVLAGGQGCRASAAGADALRGPSVPEGPSPAVGRPQRGDLAPGSAGLARGQKVALSWRGPWGVGAGLQNLGNTCYVNAALQCLSHTPPLASWLVSRQPATLCPAGGCCTLCAMRAHVTRALLHAGEVIRPRKDLLAGFHRHQQEDAHEFLTFTLHGMQQGCLSASQPSGHASEDTSVVRQIFGGTRRSRIQCLHCLGVSDTFDPYLDISLDITAAPSVEQALRELVKPEKLEAENAYDCGVCLRKVPATKRLTLHSTSQVLVLVLKRFTQLSGAKRAEEVRYPQCLDVQPYTSEGTAGPLGYVLYAVLVHSGWSCERGHYFCYVRAGNGQWYEMDDAKVTACAETAALSQGAYVLFYAREGAWEGGAGRGAAAPLGADTTDPGQPAGDASGRAPRSQESQGDTEAEGMSLEQWRRLQEHDRPKPALELREIQAALPAGAVVIHRSRHGGGRNRPPPAQEHHRLDRPSTDTPAPGPTDVGQGPCASGRARATKGRNKKPRPSLGLWR, translated from the coding sequence ATGGAAACCCTCGTGGGCCTTGTTTGCAGAGCCCCGGGGGCTGCTTCTGAGCACGGGGGAGGTGCGCGTCCGGCTCCCTTCAACGTCTTAGCCGGAGGGCAAGGTTGTCGGGCCAGCGCCGCTGGTGCGGATGCCCTTCGGGGACCCTCTGTCCCTGAGGGGCCGTCGCCGGCGGTCGGGCGCCCCCAGCGGGGTGACTTGGCTCCTGGGTCAGCGGGGCTGGCGCGTGGCCAGAAAGTCGCCCTGAGTTGGAGGGGGCCGTGGGGGGTGGGCGCTGGGCTTCAGAATCTGGGGAACACGTGCTACGTGAATGCGGCACTGCAGTGTCTGAGCCACACGCCGCCCCTGGCCAGCTGGCTGGTGTCCCGGCAGCCCGCCACCCTCTGTCCGGCCGGCGGCTGCTGCACGCTCTGTGCCATGCGAGCTCACGTGACCCGAGCCCTCCTTCACGCGGGAGAGGTGATCCGGCCCCGCAAGGACCTGCTGGCGGGCTTCCACAGACACCAGCAGGAAGATGCCCACGAGTTTCTGACGTTCACTCTGCATGGCATGCAGCAAGGGTGCCTGAGTGCATCCCAGCCGTCGGGCCACGCCTCCGAGGACACCAGCGTCGTCCGTCAGATCTTCGGCGGGACGCGGAGGTCTCGGATCCAGTGTCTCCACTGCCTCGGTGTCTCGGACACGTTCGACCCTTATCTGGACATCAGCCTGGATATCACGGCGGCTCCGAGTgtggagcaagctctgagagagctGGTCAAGCCCGAGAAGCTGGAGGCGGAAAATGCCTATGACTGTGGCGTTTGTCTCCGGAAGGTGCCTGCCACCAAGAGGTTGACTTTGCACAGCACGTCCCAGGTCCTGGTGCTGGTGCTGAAGCGGTTCACACAGCTGAGCGGGGCCAAAAGGGCTGAGGAGGTGCgctatccccagtgcctggacgTGCAGCCCTACACGTCTGAGGGGACGGCAGGGCCACTGGGCTACGTGCTCTATGCCGTGCTGGTGCACTCCGGGTGGAGCTGTGAGCGAGGACACTACTTTTGTTACGTCCGAGCGGGCAACGGCCAATGGTATGAGATGGACGATGCCAAGGTGACCGCCTGTGCCGAGACTGCTGCCCTGAGCCAGGGCGCCTACGTCCTGTTCTACGCCCGGGAGGGTGCGTGGGAAGGGGGCGCTGggcgaggggcggcggcccccctcGGGGCTGACACCACAGACCCCGGGCAGCCTGCAGGAGACGCCAGCGGCAGAGCTCCTAGGTCGCAGGAGTCCCAGGGGGACACAGAGGCCGAAGGGATGAGCTTAGAGCAGTGGAGACGCCTGCAAGAACACGACCGACCGAAGCCGGCCTTGGAGCTCCGCGAGatccaggctgccctgcctgccGGCGCAGTCGTGATTCACCGGTCCAGACACGGAGGAGGGAGAAACCGCCCGCCGCCCGCACAGGAGCACCACCGGCTCGACCGGCCCAGCACGGACACCCCGGCTCCGGGGCCGACGGACGTCGGCCAGGGCCCTTGTGCCAGCGGGAGGGCCAGAGCGACCAAGGGGAGGAACAAGAAGCCGCGgccatctctggggctgtggCGGTAG
- the LOC128043569 gene encoding ubiquitin carboxyl-terminal hydrolase 17-like protein 6 has protein sequence METLVGLVCRAPGAASEHGGGARPAPFNVLAGGQGCRASAAGADALRGPSVPEGPSPAVGRPQRGDLAPGSAGLARGQKVALSWRGPWGVGAGLQNLGNTCYVNAALQCLSHTPPLASWLVSRQPATLCPAGGCCTLCAMRAHVTRALLHAGEVIRPRKDLLAGFHRHQQEDAHEFLMFTLDGMQQGCLSASQPSGHASEDTSVVRQIFGGTWRSRIQCLHCLGVSDTFDPYLDISLDITAAPSVEQALRELVKPEKLEAENAYDCGVCLRKVPATKRLTLHSTSQVLVLVLKRFTQLSGAQRAEEARYPQCLDVQPYTSERKAGPLGYVLYAVLVHSGWSCERGHYFCYVRAGNGQWYEMDDAKVTACAETAALSQGAYVLFYAREGAWEGGAGRGAAAPLGADPTDPGQPAGDASGRAPGSQESPGDTEAEGMSLEQWRRLQEHDRPKPALELREIQAALPAGAVVIHRSRHGGGRNRPPPAQEHHRLDRPSTDTPAPGPTDVGQGPGASGRARATKGRNKKPRPSLGLWR, from the coding sequence ATGGAAACCCTCGTGGGCCTTGTTTGCAGAGCCCCGGGGGCTGCTTCTGAGCACGGGGGAGGTGCGCGTCCGGCTCCCTTCAACGTCTTAGCCGGAGGGCAAGGTTGTCGGGCCAGCGCCGCTGGTGCGGATGCCCTTCGGGGACCCTCTGTCCCTGAGGGGCCGTCGCCGGCGGTCGGGCGCCCCCAGCGGGGTGACTTGGCTCCTGGGTCAGCGGGGCTGGCGCGTGGCCAGAAAGTCGCCCTGAGTTGGAGGGGGCCGTGGGGGGTGGGCGCTGGGCTTCAGAATCTGGGGAACACGTGCTACGTGAATGCGGCGCTGCAGTGTCTGAGCCACACGCCGCCCCTGGCCAGCTGGCTGGTGTCCCGGCAGCCCGCCACCCTCTGTCCGGCCGGCGGCTGCTGCACGCTCTGTGCCATGCGAGCTCACGTGACCCGAGCCCTCCTTCACGCGGGAGAGGTGATCCGGCCCCGCAAGGACCTGCTGGCGGGCTTCCACAGACACCAGCAGGAAGATGCCCACGAGTTTCTGATGTTCACTCTGGATGGCATGCAGCAAGGGTGCCTGAGTGCATCCCAGCCGTCGGGCCACGCCTCCGAGGACACCAGCGTCGTCCGTCAGATCTTCGGCGGGACGTGGAGGTCTCGGATCCAGTGTCTCCACTGCCTCGGTGTCTCGGACACGTTCGACCCTTATCTGGACATCAGCCTGGATATCACGGCGGCTCCGAGTgtggagcaagctctgagagagctGGTCAAGCCCGAGAAGCTGGAGGCGGAAAATGCCTATGACTGTGGCGTTTGTCTCCGGAAGGTGCCTGCCACCAAGAGGTTGACTTTGCACAGCACGTCCCAGGTCCTGGTGCTGGTGCTGAAGCGGTTCACACAGCTGAGCGGGGCCCAAAGGGCTGAGGAGGCGCgctatccccagtgcctggacgTGCAGCCCTACACGTCTGAGCGGAAGGCAGGGCCCCTGGGCTACGTGCTCTATGCCGTGCTGGTGCACTCCGGGTGGAGCTGTGAGCGAGGACACTACTTTTGTTACGTCCGAGCGGGCAACGGCCAATGGTATGAGATGGACGATGCCAAGGTGACCGCCTGTGCCGAGACTGCTGCCCTGAGCCAGGGCGCCTACGTCCTGTTCTACGCCCGGGAGGGTGCGTGGGAAGGGGGCGCTGggcgaggggcggcggcccccctcGGGGCTGACCCCACAGACCCCGGGCAGCCTGCAGGAGACGCCAGCGGCAGAGCTCCTGGGTCGCAGGAGTCCCCGGGGGACACAGAGGCCGAAGGGATGAGCTTAGAGCAGTGGAGACGCCTGCAAGAACACGACCGACCGAAGCCGGCCTTGGAGCTCCGCGAGatccaggctgccctgcctgccGGCGCAGTCGTGATTCACCGGTCCAGACACGGAGGAGGGAGAAACCGCCCGCCGCCCGCACAGGAGCACCACCGGCTCGACCGGCCCAGCACGGACACCCCGGCTCCGGGGCCGACGGACGTCGGCCAGGGCCCTGGTGCCAGCGGGAGGGCCAGAGCGACCAAGGGGAGGAACAAGAAGCCGCGgccatctctggggctgtggCGGTAG
- the LOC128043590 gene encoding ubiquitin carboxyl-terminal hydrolase 17-like protein 6, which produces METLVGLVCRAPGAASEHGGGARPAPFNVLAGGQGCRASAAGADALRGPSVPEGPSPAVGRPQRGDLAPGSAGLARGQKVALSWRGPWGVGAGLQNLGNTCYVNAALQCLSHTPPLASWLVSRQPATLCPAGGCCTLCAMRAHVTRALLHAGEVIRPRKDLLAGFHRHQQEDAHEFLTFTLHGMQQGCLSASQPSGHASEDTSVVRQIFGGTRRSRIQCLHCLGVSDTFDPYLDISLDITAAPSVEQALRELVKPEKLEAENAYDCGVCLRKVPATKRLTLHSTSQVLVLVLKRFTQLSGAKRAEEVRYPQCLDVQPYTSEGTAGPLGYVLYAVLVHSGWSCERGHYFCYVRAGNGQWYEMDDAKVTACAETAALSQGAYVLFYAREGAWEGGAGRGAAAPLGADPTDPGQPAGDASGRAPGSQESPGDTEAEGMSLEQWRRLQEHDRPKPALELREIQAALPAGAVVIHRSRHGGGRNRPPPAQEHHRLDRPSTDTPAPGPTDVGQGPCASGRARATKGRNKKPRPSLGLWR; this is translated from the coding sequence ATGGAAACCCTCGTGGGCCTTGTTTGCAGAGCCCCGGGGGCTGCTTCTGAGCACGGGGGAGGTGCGCGTCCGGCTCCCTTCAACGTCTTAGCCGGAGGGCAAGGTTGTCGGGCCAGCGCCGCTGGTGCGGATGCCCTTCGGGGACCCTCTGTCCCTGAGGGGCCGTCGCCGGCGGTCGGGCGCCCCCAGCGGGGTGACTTGGCTCCTGGGTCAGCGGGGCTGGCGCGTGGCCAGAAAGTCGCCCTGAGTTGGAGGGGGCCGTGGGGGGTGGGCGCTGGGCTTCAGAATCTGGGGAACACGTGCTACGTGAATGCGGCGCTGCAGTGTCTGAGCCACACGCCGCCCCTGGCCAGCTGGCTGGTGTCCCGGCAGCCCGCCACCCTCTGTCCGGCCGGCGGCTGCTGCACGCTCTGTGCCATGCGAGCTCACGTGACCCGAGCCCTCCTTCACGCGGGAGAGGTGATCCGGCCCCGCAAGGACCTGCTGGCGGGCTTCCACAGACACCAGCAGGAAGATGCCCACGAGTTTCTGACGTTCACTCTGCATGGCATGCAGCAAGGGTGCCTGAGTGCATCCCAGCCGTCGGGCCACGCCTCCGAGGACACCAGCGTCGTCCGTCAGATCTTCGGCGGGACGCGGAGGTCTCGGATCCAGTGTCTCCACTGCCTCGGTGTCTCGGACACGTTCGACCCTTATCTGGACATCAGCCTGGATATCACGGCGGCTCCGAGTgtggagcaagctctgagagagctGGTCAAGCCCGAGAAGCTGGAGGCGGAAAATGCCTATGACTGTGGCGTTTGTCTCCGGAAGGTGCCTGCCACCAAGAGGTTGACTTTGCACAGCACGTCCCAGGTCCTGGTGCTGGTGCTGAAGCGGTTCACACAGCTGAGCGGGGCCAAAAGGGCTGAGGAGGTGCgctatccccagtgcctggacgTGCAGCCCTACACGTCTGAGGGGACGGCAGGGCCACTGGGCTACGTGCTCTATGCCGTGCTGGTGCACTCCGGGTGGAGCTGTGAGCGAGGACACTACTTTTGTTACGTCCGAGCGGGCAACGGCCAATGGTATGAGATGGACGATGCCAAGGTGACCGCCTGTGCCGAGACTGCTGCCCTGAGCCAGGGCGCCTACGTCCTGTTCTACGCCCGGGAGGGTGCGTGGGAAGGGGGCGCTGggcgaggggcggcggcccccctcGGGGCTGACCCCACAGACCCCGGGCAGCCTGCAGGAGACGCCAGCGGCAGAGCTCCTGGGTCGCAGGAGTCCCCGGGGGACACAGAGGCCGAAGGGATGAGCTTAGAGCAGTGGAGACGCCTGCAAGAACACGACCGACCGAAGCCGGCCTTGGAGCTCCGCGAGatccaggctgccctgcctgccGGCGCAGTCGTGATTCACCGGTCCAGACACGGAGGAGGGAGAAACCGCCCGCCGCCCGCACAGGAGCACCACCGGCTCGACCGGCCCAGCACGGACACCCCGGCTCCGGGGCCGACGGACGTCGGCCAGGGCCCTTGTGCCAGCGGGAGGGCCAGAGCGACCAAGGGGAGGAACAAGAAGCCGCGgccatctctggggctgtggCGGTAG
- the LOC128043570 gene encoding ubiquitin carboxyl-terminal hydrolase 17-like protein 6, translating to METLVGLVCRAPGAASEHGGGARPAPFNVLAGGQGCRASAAGADALRGPSVPEGPSPAVGRPQRGDLAPGSAGLARGQKVALSWRGPWGVGAGLQNLGNTCYVNAALQCLSHTPPLASWLVSRQPATLCPAGGCCTLCAMRAHVTRALLHAGEVIRPRKDLLAGFHRHQQEDAHEFLTFTLDGMQQGCLSASQPSGHASEDTSVVRQIFGWTWRSRIQCLHCLGVSDTFDPYLDISLDIKAAPSVEQALRELVKPEKLEAENAYDCGVCLRKVPATKRLTLHSTSQVLVLVLKRFTQLSGAKRAEEVRYPQCLDVQPYTSERKAGPLGYVLYAVLVHSGWSCERGHYFCYVRAGNGQWYEMDDAKVTACAETASLSQGAYVLFYAREGAWEGGAGRGAAAPLGADPTDPGQPAGDASGRAPGSQESPGDTEAEGMSLEQWRRLQEHDRPKPALELREIQAALPAGAVVIHRSRHGGGRNRPPPAQEHHRLDRPSTDTPAPGPTDVGQGPCASGRARATKGRNKKPRPSLGLWR from the coding sequence ATGGAAACCCTCGTGGGCCTTGTTTGCAGAGCCCCGGGGGCTGCTTCTGAGCACGGGGGAGGTGCGCGTCCGGCTCCCTTCAACGTCTTAGCCGGAGGGCAAGGTTGTCGGGCCAGCGCCGCTGGTGCGGATGCCCTTCGGGGACCCTCTGTCCCTGAGGGGCCGTCGCCGGCGGTCGGGCGCCCCCAGCGGGGTGACTTGGCTCCTGGGTCAGCGGGGCTGGCGCGTGGCCAGAAAGTCGCCCTGAGTTGGAGGGGGCCGTGGGGGGTGGGCGCTGGGCTTCAGAATCTGGGGAACACGTGCTACGTGAATGCGGCGCTGCAGTGTCTGAGCCACACGCCGCCCCTGGCCAGCTGGCTGGTGTCCCGGCAGCCCGCCACCCTCTGTCCGGCCGGCGGCTGCTGCACGCTCTGTGCCATGCGAGCTCACGTGACCCGAGCCCTCCTTCACGCGGGAGAGGTGATCCGGCCCCGCAAGGACCTGCTGGCGGGCTTCCACAGACACCAGCAGGAAGATGCCCACGAGTTTCTGACGTTCACTCTGGATGGCATGCAGCAAGGGTGCCTGAGTGCATCCCAGCCGTCGGGCCACGCCTCCGAGGACACCAGCGTCGTCCGTCAGATCTTCGGCTGGACGTGGAGGTCTCGGATCCAGTGTCTCCACTGCCTCGGTGTCTCGGACACGTTCGACCCTTATCTGGACATCAGCCTGGATATCAAGGCGGCTCCGAGTgtggagcaagctctgagagagctGGTCAAGCCCGAGAAGCTGGAGGCGGAAAATGCCTATGACTGTGGCGTTTGTCTCCGGAAGGTGCCTGCCACCAAGAGGTTGACTTTGCACAGCACGTCCCAGGTCCTGGTGCTGGTGCTGAAGCGGTTCACACAGCTGAGCGGGGCCAAAAGGGCTGAGGAGGTGCgctatccccagtgcctggacgTGCAGCCCTACACGTCTGAGCGGAAGGCAGGGCCCCTGGGCTACGTGCTCTATGCCGTGCTGGTGCACTCCGGGTGGAGCTGTGAGCGAGGACACTACTTTTGTTACGTCCGAGCGGGCAACGGCCAATGGTATGAGATGGACGATGCCAAGGTGACCGCCTGTGCCGAGACTGCTTCCCTGAGCCAGGGCGCCTACGTCCTGTTCTACGCCCGGGAGGGTGCGTGGGAAGGGGGCGCTGggcgaggggcggcggcccccctcGGGGCTGACCCCACAGACCCCGGGCAGCCTGCAGGAGACGCCAGCGGCAGAGCTCCTGGGTCGCAGGAGTCCCCGGGGGACACAGAGGCCGAAGGGATGAGCTTAGAGCAGTGGAGACGCCTGCAAGAACACGATCGACCGAAGCCGGCCTTGGAGCTCCGCGAGatccaggctgccctgcctgccGGCGCAGTCGTGATTCACCGGTCCAGACACGGAGGAGGGAGAAACCGCCCGCCGCCCGCACAGGAGCACCACCGGCTCGACCGGCCCAGCACGGACACCCCGGCTCCGGGGCCGACGGACGTCGGCCAGGGCCCTTGTGCCAGCGGGAGGGCCAGAGCGACCAAGGGGAGGAACAAGAAGCCGCGgccatctctggggctgtggCGGTAG